Proteins encoded by one window of Streptomyces sp. NBC_01477:
- the glnII gene encoding glutamine synthetase encodes MTYKAEYIWIDGTTPTAKLRSKTRILADGAELPIWGFDGSSTNQAEGHASDRVLKPVASFPDPIRGGDDVLVMCEVFNIDGTPHESNTRAPLREVAEKFADQESLFGIEQEYTFFQGSRPLGFPENGFPAPQGGYYCGVGADEIFGRPVVEKHLENCLAAGIGISGINAEVMPGQWEFQVGPLSPLEVSDHLWVARWLLYRTAEDFGVSATLDPKPAKGDWNGAGAHTNFSTKAMRENYAAIIEAAESLGRDDKPLEHIKHYGAGVEGRLTGAHETAPWNEYSYGVSNRGASVRIPWQVEVDQKGYIEDRRPNANVDPYVVTRLIVDTCGAALEKAGLV; translated from the coding sequence GTGACCTACAAGGCTGAGTACATCTGGATAGACGGCACCACGCCGACCGCGAAGCTCCGTTCGAAGACGCGGATCCTGGCCGACGGCGCGGAGCTTCCGATCTGGGGTTTCGACGGATCGAGCACCAACCAGGCCGAGGGCCACGCCTCGGACCGCGTACTCAAGCCGGTCGCGTCGTTCCCGGACCCGATCCGCGGCGGTGACGACGTCCTGGTCATGTGCGAGGTCTTCAACATCGACGGCACCCCGCACGAGTCCAACACCCGTGCCCCGCTGCGCGAGGTCGCCGAGAAGTTCGCCGACCAGGAGTCGCTGTTCGGCATCGAGCAGGAGTACACCTTCTTCCAGGGCTCGCGCCCGCTGGGCTTCCCGGAGAACGGCTTCCCCGCCCCGCAGGGCGGTTACTACTGCGGTGTCGGCGCCGACGAGATCTTCGGCCGCCCGGTCGTCGAGAAGCACCTGGAGAACTGCCTGGCCGCCGGTATCGGCATCTCCGGCATCAACGCCGAAGTCATGCCCGGCCAGTGGGAGTTCCAGGTCGGCCCGCTCAGCCCGCTGGAGGTCTCGGACCACCTGTGGGTGGCGCGCTGGCTGCTCTACCGCACCGCCGAGGACTTCGGTGTCTCCGCGACCCTGGACCCCAAGCCCGCCAAGGGCGACTGGAACGGCGCGGGCGCGCACACCAACTTCTCCACCAAGGCGATGCGCGAGAACTACGCGGCGATCATCGAGGCCGCCGAGTCGCTGGGTCGCGACGACAAGCCGCTCGAGCACATCAAGCACTACGGCGCCGGCGTCGAGGGCCGCCTCACCGGCGCGCACGAGACCGCGCCGTGGAACGAGTACAGCTACGGCGTCTCCAACCGCGGCGCGTCGGTGCGTATCCCGTGGCAGGTCGAGGTGGACCAGAAGGGCTACATCGAGGACCGGCGCCCGAACGCCAACGTCGACCCCTACGTCGTCACGCGGCTGATCGTGGACACCTGCGGCGCCGCGCTGGAGAAGGCCGGCCTGGTCTGA
- a CDS encoding 5-carboxymethyl-2-hydroxymuconate Delta-isomerase: MPHTTVEYSGTLAEAFDRPAFGKDLHEALVTIAGGRAGGCKTRFVRHDDLWIADGSPYHAMVHAEISLLSGRSAETRRALTGAVLAALRRHIAPTPQYEVQFSVDLRDLDRDAYVGHVDARTAS, from the coding sequence ATGCCGCATACCACCGTGGAATACTCCGGAACGCTCGCCGAAGCGTTCGACCGGCCCGCTTTCGGCAAGGACTTGCACGAAGCCCTGGTGACGATCGCCGGCGGTCGCGCCGGCGGCTGCAAGACCCGTTTCGTACGCCATGACGACCTCTGGATCGCCGACGGTTCGCCGTACCACGCGATGGTCCACGCCGAGATATCGCTGCTGTCGGGACGCAGCGCGGAGACCAGGCGCGCGCTCACCGGGGCGGTACTCGCCGCCCTGCGCCGGCACATCGCGCCCACCCCGCAGTACGAGGTGCAGTTCTCGGTCGACCTGCGCGACCTGGACCGCGACGCGTACGTGGGCCACGTCGACGCGCGGACCGCGTCATGA
- a CDS encoding Gfo/Idh/MocA family protein codes for MRVGLLGTGPWARLAHGPALAAHPDVEFTGVWGRRPEAAAEVADLFGTRAYPDPDALIADVDAVAIALPPALQAPLAARAARAGRHLLLDKPLAATVEDAREVVAAVEEAGVRSVVFFTLRFDAAGAEWIGRQAAAGGWYTGRADWYGAVFGGDDSPFTDSPWRREKGGLWDVGPHALSVLLPVLGDVTAIAAARGPGDTVHLTLRHDSGASSTSALTLTAPPAGAGVAVEFRGTQGVATYPDDLAGPATAAFARAIDALVSDGPHPCDARFGLRVTEILATAESLLH; via the coding sequence CTGCGGGTCGGACTGCTCGGCACCGGACCGTGGGCGCGGCTCGCGCACGGACCCGCGCTGGCCGCGCATCCCGACGTCGAATTCACCGGGGTGTGGGGCCGCAGGCCGGAGGCAGCCGCCGAGGTCGCCGACCTCTTCGGGACCCGCGCCTACCCGGACCCCGACGCGCTGATCGCCGACGTCGACGCGGTGGCCATCGCCCTGCCGCCCGCCCTCCAGGCGCCGCTGGCGGCCCGTGCGGCCCGCGCCGGGCGGCACCTGCTGCTCGACAAGCCGCTGGCCGCCACGGTGGAGGACGCCCGCGAGGTGGTCGCGGCGGTCGAGGAGGCCGGGGTGCGCTCGGTGGTCTTCTTCACGCTGCGTTTCGACGCGGCCGGCGCCGAGTGGATCGGCCGGCAGGCCGCGGCCGGCGGCTGGTACACCGGCCGCGCCGACTGGTACGGCGCCGTCTTCGGGGGCGACGACAGCCCCTTCACCGACTCGCCCTGGCGGCGCGAGAAGGGCGGCCTGTGGGACGTCGGCCCGCACGCCCTGTCCGTCCTGCTGCCGGTGCTCGGCGACGTCACCGCCATCGCCGCCGCCCGCGGCCCGGGCGACACCGTCCACCTCACGCTGCGCCACGACAGCGGCGCGTCGAGCACGTCCGCACTCACGCTCACCGCTCCGCCGGCCGGCGCGGGAGTGGCCGTCGAATTCCGCGGCACCCAGGGCGTCGCGACCTACCCCGACGACCTCGCGGGACCGGCCACCGCCGCTTTCGCCCGGGCGATCGACGCCCTGGTCTCCGACGGCCCCCACCCGTGCGACGCCCGCTTCGGCCTCCGCGTCACCGAAATCCTCGCCACGGCGGAATCCCTGCTCCACTGA
- a CDS encoding NADPH:quinone reductase, which produces MKAITYKTNGPADVMALSDRPVPTPGEGEVRVAVRVSGVNPTDWKSRQYSTPQSDQVPNQDGSGVIDAVGPGVPDARIGERVWLWEAAWGRADGTAQEYVTLPARQAVPLPEHASFDLGASLGIPALTAHRTLTVADGGPERLAPGALAGRTVLVAGGAGAVGNAAIQLARWAGATVITTVSGPEKGELAKAAGARHVVDYRAQDAAAEIRRIAPDGVNIVVEVAPAANAALDAAVVAPDAVVAFYAEDSDTVQVPARPSMLVNVRWQGVLVYTVPAVAKDHAVAAVAAAVADGAIGVGEAAGLPLHRFPLARTGDAHDAVQQSAIGKVLIDVAP; this is translated from the coding sequence ATGAAGGCGATCACTTACAAGACCAACGGCCCCGCCGACGTCATGGCGCTGTCCGACCGCCCGGTCCCCACCCCCGGTGAGGGCGAAGTGCGCGTCGCCGTCAGGGTGTCGGGCGTGAACCCGACCGACTGGAAATCCCGCCAGTACAGCACCCCGCAGAGCGACCAGGTACCGAACCAGGACGGTTCCGGCGTGATCGACGCGGTCGGCCCCGGCGTCCCCGACGCCAGGATCGGCGAGCGGGTGTGGCTGTGGGAGGCCGCGTGGGGCCGCGCCGACGGCACCGCGCAGGAGTACGTCACGCTGCCGGCGAGGCAGGCGGTGCCGCTGCCCGAGCACGCGTCGTTCGACCTCGGCGCGAGCCTGGGCATCCCGGCGCTGACCGCGCACCGCACGCTGACCGTCGCGGACGGCGGCCCCGAGCGCCTCGCGCCGGGCGCGCTGGCCGGCCGTACGGTACTGGTCGCGGGCGGCGCGGGCGCGGTCGGCAACGCGGCGATCCAGCTGGCCCGCTGGGCGGGCGCGACCGTGATCACCACGGTCAGCGGACCGGAGAAGGGCGAACTGGCGAAGGCCGCGGGAGCCCGGCACGTGGTCGACTACCGGGCGCAGGACGCCGCCGCCGAGATCCGCCGGATCGCCCCGGACGGGGTGAACATCGTGGTGGAGGTCGCCCCGGCTGCCAACGCCGCCCTGGACGCGGCGGTGGTGGCCCCGGACGCGGTGGTGGCCTTCTACGCGGAGGACTCGGACACGGTCCAGGTGCCCGCGCGGCCCTCGATGCTCGTCAACGTGCGCTGGCAGGGCGTGCTGGTCTATACGGTCCCGGCGGTCGCGAAGGACCACGCGGTCGCCGCGGTCGCGGCGGCCGTGGCGGACGGCGCCATCGGGGTCGGCGAGGCCGCGGGCCTCCCGCTGCACCGCTTCCCGCTGGCCCGCACCGGCGACGCCCACGACGCCGTCCAGCAGTCCGCGATCGGCAAGGTCCTGATCGACGTCGCCCCCTGA
- a CDS encoding serine hydrolase: MSAAVLAVIGLITLAFVARSPSAKGHADSVGTSDAKAQDAAGSSPPASTTAATTAPPSPSPSTTPVKKPETSSADAKARLATAITTLSAGSSGRLSVAVTDLDDADTGASYADGSTPYDTASIVKVDILATLLLRHQHAGTTMTSAEKSQATVMIQQSDNSAATALWNAIGRRAGLDAANSTLGLHHTSGGSADLWGLTQTTPADQLALLRAVFGDDSPLSSASRSYITGLMHTVTKGQQWGVSAADEDSSGFALKNGWLQRTATGLWDINSIGEVDYKGHTLLVCVLSSGNKSEQSGIDKVEDAAAAAVKALYP; this comes from the coding sequence GTGTCGGCGGCCGTCCTGGCCGTCATCGGGCTGATCACCCTGGCGTTCGTCGCCAGGTCGCCCTCGGCCAAGGGGCATGCGGACTCCGTGGGCACCAGCGACGCGAAAGCCCAGGACGCAGCGGGCAGCTCTCCCCCGGCGAGCACCACCGCGGCCACCACCGCGCCGCCGTCCCCCAGTCCTTCCACCACGCCGGTGAAGAAGCCGGAGACGTCGTCAGCCGACGCCAAAGCCCGGCTCGCCACGGCGATCACAACGCTGTCGGCGGGCAGCAGCGGACGGCTGTCGGTCGCGGTGACCGACCTGGACGACGCGGACACCGGCGCGTCGTACGCGGACGGCTCGACCCCGTACGACACCGCGAGCATCGTCAAGGTCGACATCCTGGCCACGCTGCTGCTCCGGCACCAGCACGCCGGGACCACGATGACCTCGGCCGAGAAGTCGCAGGCCACCGTGATGATCCAGCAGAGCGACAACAGCGCGGCGACCGCGCTGTGGAACGCCATAGGGCGCAGGGCCGGGCTCGACGCGGCCAACAGCACGCTGGGGCTGCACCACACGTCGGGCGGCTCGGCCGACCTGTGGGGGCTCACCCAGACCACCCCGGCCGACCAGCTCGCGCTGCTGCGGGCGGTGTTCGGCGACGACTCGCCGCTGTCCTCGGCGTCCCGCTCCTACATCACCGGCCTGATGCACACGGTCACCAAGGGCCAGCAGTGGGGCGTGTCGGCGGCCGACGAGGACAGCAGCGGCTTCGCGCTGAAGAACGGCTGGCTCCAGCGCACCGCCACCGGCCTGTGGGACATCAACAGCATCGGCGAGGTCGACTACAAGGGCCATACGCTGCTGGTCTGCGTACTCTCCTCGGGCAACAAGTCCGAGCAGTCGGGTATCGACAAGGTGGAGGACGCGGCCGCGGCCGCCGTGAAGGCCCTCTACCCGTGA
- a CDS encoding discoidin domain-containing protein — protein sequence MGVTRRALLQAAIAVTAAGTVGATQTALAGGAAAASPPGDVVGKVTVGYQGWFACIGDGAPINAWWHWSANSSQPPSPSNTGIVAWPDVREYTRTYPTAYAALGNGQPATLFSSYDQQTVDTHFLWMQQNNIDTAALQRFNPVGGEGPTRDAMAAKVRSAAEAHSRKFYIMYDVTDWTNMQSEIKTDWTNKMKAHTASSAYATQNGKPVVCIWGFGFSDDKRPFAPAPCLDVVNWFKSQGCYVIGGVPTWWRTGDRDSRAGFSDVYHAFNMISPWMVGRIGNVADADNFYNVATVPDLAECAAHGIDYQPCVLPGAVTLRQRAHGDFMWRQFYNMVRAGVQGVYISMFDEYNEGNQIAKTAESQAWVPTNSGFLALDEDGTACSSDYYLRLTGDGGRMLKGQLALTATRPTQPLVGSGGDTTAPSVPGALHSTAHTDTTVALAWNAATDNVGVLAYRVLRVSGGSSTQVGSTGNTAFTVTGLTPSTAYTFDVVAVDAAGNASQPSNQVSVTTSASSGTTDLALHKPTSESGHTQSYGSGNVVDGDQNTYWESVNNAFPQWIQVDLGSTTTVKRIVVDLPPATAWTTRSQTIAVQGSTDGNSFTSLLSGAAYTFNPASGNTATLTLPSAASVRYVRLVFTANSGWPAGQASGVHIFSS from the coding sequence ATGGGTGTCACACGCCGGGCGCTACTACAGGCCGCCATTGCGGTGACCGCAGCCGGAACGGTGGGGGCCACGCAGACCGCGCTGGCCGGCGGCGCCGCTGCCGCAAGCCCGCCGGGCGACGTTGTGGGCAAGGTCACTGTGGGGTATCAGGGGTGGTTCGCGTGCATTGGTGATGGTGCGCCCATCAATGCGTGGTGGCACTGGAGCGCCAACTCCAGCCAGCCGCCGTCGCCGTCCAACACCGGCATCGTGGCCTGGCCCGACGTACGCGAGTACACCAGGACGTACCCGACCGCGTACGCGGCGCTCGGCAACGGGCAGCCGGCCACGCTGTTCTCGTCGTACGACCAGCAGACCGTCGACACCCACTTCCTGTGGATGCAGCAGAACAACATCGACACCGCCGCCCTCCAGCGCTTCAACCCCGTCGGCGGCGAGGGGCCGACCCGGGACGCGATGGCGGCGAAGGTGCGCAGCGCGGCCGAGGCGCACAGCCGGAAGTTCTACATCATGTACGACGTCACCGACTGGACGAACATGCAGTCGGAGATCAAGACCGACTGGACCAACAAGATGAAGGCGCACACCGCCTCGTCGGCGTACGCCACCCAGAACGGCAAGCCGGTGGTGTGCATCTGGGGCTTCGGCTTCAGCGACGACAAGCGCCCCTTCGCCCCCGCGCCCTGCCTGGACGTCGTCAACTGGTTCAAGTCGCAGGGCTGTTACGTCATCGGCGGGGTGCCGACCTGGTGGCGCACCGGCGACCGGGACTCGCGCGCCGGGTTCTCCGACGTCTACCACGCCTTCAACATGATCTCGCCGTGGATGGTCGGCCGGATCGGGAACGTCGCTGACGCCGACAACTTCTACAACGTGGCCACCGTGCCCGACCTGGCGGAGTGCGCGGCCCACGGCATCGACTACCAGCCGTGCGTCCTGCCCGGCGCGGTCACCCTGCGGCAGCGCGCACACGGCGACTTCATGTGGCGGCAGTTCTACAACATGGTCCGCGCCGGGGTGCAGGGTGTCTACATCTCGATGTTCGACGAGTACAACGAGGGCAACCAGATCGCCAAGACCGCCGAGTCCCAGGCGTGGGTGCCCACCAACTCCGGCTTCCTGGCGCTGGACGAGGACGGTACGGCCTGCTCGTCGGACTACTACCTGCGGCTGACCGGCGACGGCGGCCGGATGCTCAAGGGGCAGCTCGCGCTCACCGCCACCCGCCCCACCCAGCCGCTGGTCGGAAGCGGCGGCGACACCACCGCGCCGAGCGTCCCCGGCGCGCTGCACTCCACCGCCCACACCGACACCACCGTCGCCCTCGCCTGGAACGCGGCCACCGACAACGTCGGCGTCCTGGCCTACCGGGTGCTCCGGGTCAGCGGCGGCAGCAGCACCCAGGTCGGCAGCACCGGCAACACCGCCTTCACCGTCACCGGCCTGACGCCGTCCACCGCCTACACCTTCGACGTGGTGGCGGTCGACGCGGCCGGCAACGCCTCGCAGCCCTCCAACCAGGTCAGCGTCACCACCAGCGCCAGTTCGGGCACCACCGACCTGGCCCTGCACAAGCCGACCTCGGAGAGCGGCCACACCCAGAGCTACGGCTCGGGCAACGTCGTCGACGGCGACCAGAACACGTACTGGGAGAGCGTCAACAACGCCTTCCCGCAGTGGATCCAGGTGGACCTCGGCAGCACCACCACGGTCAAGCGGATCGTGGTCGACCTGCCGCCGGCCACCGCGTGGACCACCCGCAGCCAGACCATCGCGGTCCAGGGCAGCACCGACGGCAACAGCTTCACCTCGCTGCTGTCCGGCGCCGCCTACACCTTCAACCCGGCGAGCGGCAACACCGCGACGCTCACCCTGCCGAGCGCGGCGTCCGTCCGCTACGTCCGGCTGGTCTTCACCGCCAACAGCGGCTGGCCCGCGGGCCAGGCGTCCGGGGTGCACATCTTCTCCTCCTGA
- a CDS encoding VWA domain-containing protein, whose product MTSKPLSKGANTPVTASAVRVVLTWAAGPPGGTDPDASALLLTRDGKVRGDDDFVFYNQPRHASGAVRHMGKQGAGGAVTDTVEVDLGRLEAAVDRVVLAASVDTGTFGALSGLGLRLVDAGSGTELAHFDFVAATETALVGGELYRRDGGWRFRAIGQGYAAGLAGLATDFGISVDEDSAAARTPAAPRPAAPPPPPAPPVHHASTPTLPPSSPAYPPAPPAYPTSPPPPSAYPAPAPTGPPAPLPPPPGTGYGAPAPAGGAPRLVKGEENLPVDMRKRLSLRKEQVAVSLRKHGAEGATARIVLVLDASGSMAKLYAGGVVAGVVERMAAVAAQLTTDGTMQAWTFASNPARLPPLGLGDLPGWIALHVRIGELSLFGRRRKHPRGLQPGQVDMAAVGIQNEEQKVIAQVRDFVRAAPSQDPTFVLFFSDGGVHRNAEIEQQLRAAVEEPVFWQFVGLGRSNYGILERFDTMGGRRVDNVGFFAVDDIATLSDAELYDRILTEFPSWLKAARAAGILR is encoded by the coding sequence ATGACGTCGAAGCCGCTGAGCAAGGGTGCCAACACACCGGTCACCGCATCCGCCGTACGGGTGGTGCTGACCTGGGCCGCAGGACCGCCGGGAGGTACGGACCCGGACGCGTCCGCGCTGCTGCTGACCCGGGACGGGAAGGTGCGCGGGGACGACGACTTCGTCTTCTACAACCAGCCGCGGCACGCCTCGGGCGCGGTACGCCATATGGGCAAGCAGGGCGCGGGCGGCGCGGTGACCGACACCGTCGAGGTGGACCTCGGCCGGCTCGAAGCGGCGGTCGACCGGGTCGTACTGGCCGCTTCCGTGGACACCGGGACCTTCGGCGCGCTGTCCGGGCTCGGGCTGCGGCTGGTGGACGCCGGGTCCGGCACCGAGCTGGCGCACTTCGACTTCGTGGCGGCGACCGAGACCGCGCTGGTCGGCGGCGAGCTGTACCGGCGGGACGGCGGCTGGCGCTTCCGGGCGATCGGGCAGGGGTACGCGGCGGGCCTGGCGGGGCTCGCGACGGACTTCGGGATCAGCGTGGACGAGGACAGCGCCGCCGCGCGTACACCCGCCGCCCCGCGGCCCGCGGCTCCCCCGCCGCCGCCAGCGCCGCCGGTGCACCACGCCTCCACCCCGACGCTGCCCCCCAGCTCTCCCGCGTATCCGCCGGCGCCGCCCGCGTACCCCACGTCCCCGCCGCCCCCGTCGGCGTACCCGGCACCGGCGCCCACCGGCCCTCCGGCGCCGCTGCCGCCCCCGCCGGGCACGGGGTACGGCGCCCCCGCGCCGGCGGGCGGCGCCCCGCGCCTGGTCAAGGGCGAGGAGAACCTGCCCGTCGACATGCGCAAGCGGCTGTCGCTGCGCAAGGAGCAGGTCGCGGTGAGCCTGCGCAAGCACGGCGCCGAGGGCGCCACCGCGCGGATCGTGCTGGTGCTGGACGCGTCCGGCTCGATGGCGAAGCTGTACGCGGGCGGTGTGGTCGCCGGTGTGGTGGAGCGGATGGCCGCGGTCGCCGCGCAGTTGACCACCGACGGCACGATGCAGGCCTGGACGTTCGCCAGCAACCCGGCCCGGCTGCCGCCGCTGGGTCTGGGCGACCTGCCCGGCTGGATCGCGCTGCACGTACGGATCGGCGAGCTCTCGCTGTTCGGCCGGCGCAGAAAGCACCCGCGCGGACTCCAGCCGGGCCAGGTCGACATGGCCGCAGTGGGCATCCAGAACGAGGAGCAGAAGGTCATCGCGCAGGTCCGCGACTTCGTCCGGGCCGCGCCGTCGCAGGACCCGACCTTCGTGCTGTTCTTCTCCGACGGCGGTGTGCACCGCAACGCGGAGATCGAGCAGCAGCTGCGGGCGGCGGTCGAGGAGCCGGTCTTCTGGCAGTTCGTGGGCCTGGGCCGGTCGAACTACGGCATCCTTGAGCGCTTCGACACGATGGGCGGGCGGCGGGTGGACAACGTCGGCTTCTTCGCCGTGGACGACATCGCCACGCTGTCGGACGCCGAGCTGTACGACCGGATCCTCACCGAGTTCCCGTCCTGGCTCAAGGCCGCCAGGGCGGCGGGCATCCTGCGCTGA
- a CDS encoding TOBE domain-containing protein, whose amino-acid sequence MQSYTIGQAARLLGVSPDTARRWADAGRVATHRDDAGRRLIDGRDLAAFSVEIAHAGDAGDADTSRTSVRNAFPGIVTAVKLGDVAAQVEIQAGPHRLVSLVTREAVEELGLEVGAEAVARVKSTSVHIDRA is encoded by the coding sequence ATGCAGTCGTACACCATCGGACAGGCCGCCCGCCTGCTCGGCGTCAGCCCGGACACCGCCCGCCGCTGGGCCGACGCCGGCCGGGTCGCCACCCACCGCGACGACGCGGGCCGCCGGCTGATCGACGGCCGCGACCTGGCCGCCTTCTCCGTCGAGATCGCCCATGCGGGCGACGCGGGCGACGCCGACACCTCGCGCACCTCGGTGCGCAACGCCTTCCCGGGCATCGTGACCGCCGTCAAGCTCGGCGACGTCGCCGCCCAGGTCGAGATCCAGGCCGGCCCGCACCGGCTGGTGTCCCTGGTCACCCGGGAGGCCGTCGAGGAGCTCGGCCTCGAAGTCGGCGCCGAGGCCGTCGCCCGGGTGAAGTCCACGAGCGTCCACATCGACCGCGCCTGA
- a CDS encoding Fpg/Nei family DNA glycosylase, which translates to MPELPEVESLERFLADRVVGGTVERVYARAVHALKTYDPPVTALEGLAFDDVRRYGKFLALRAGDVWLVMHLARAGWVRWQDELPEGPPKGGKGPLALRVRLVGGAGFDVTEAGTQKHLAVYVVRDPQDVPGIARLGPDPLDAGFTPEVFAALLDGERRQIKGVLRDQSVIAGIGNAYSDEILHAAKMSPFKLAATLTPQETARLYEVIGTTLADAVQRSRGLPLRDLKAEKKSGLRVHGRTGQPCPVCGDTVREVSYRDSSLQYCPTCQTGGKPLADRRMSRLLK; encoded by the coding sequence ATGCCGGAACTGCCCGAGGTCGAGTCGTTGGAGCGGTTTCTCGCCGACCGGGTGGTCGGGGGGACCGTGGAGCGGGTGTACGCGCGGGCCGTCCACGCGCTCAAGACGTACGACCCGCCCGTCACCGCCCTGGAGGGGCTGGCCTTCGACGACGTGCGGCGGTACGGGAAGTTCCTGGCGCTGCGGGCGGGGGACGTGTGGCTGGTGATGCATCTGGCCAGGGCCGGCTGGGTGCGGTGGCAGGACGAGCTGCCGGAGGGGCCGCCCAAGGGCGGGAAGGGGCCGCTGGCACTGCGGGTACGGCTGGTGGGCGGGGCAGGCTTCGACGTGACGGAGGCCGGGACCCAGAAGCACCTGGCCGTCTACGTCGTACGCGACCCGCAGGACGTCCCCGGGATCGCCCGGCTCGGGCCCGACCCGCTGGACGCGGGCTTCACGCCGGAGGTCTTCGCGGCGCTGCTGGACGGTGAGCGGCGGCAGATCAAAGGGGTGCTGCGCGACCAGAGCGTCATCGCGGGCATCGGCAACGCCTACTCCGACGAGATCCTGCACGCCGCGAAGATGTCGCCCTTCAAGCTGGCCGCGACGCTGACGCCGCAGGAGACGGCACGGCTGTACGAGGTCATCGGTACGACGCTGGCCGACGCCGTCCAGCGGTCGCGGGGGCTGCCGCTGCGCGATCTCAAGGCGGAGAAGAAGAGCGGGCTGCGGGTGCACGGCCGTACCGGCCAGCCATGTCCGGTCTGCGGGGACACCGTACGCGAGGTGTCGTACCGCGACTCGTCGCTGCAGTACTGCCCGACCTGCCAGACCGGCGGCAAGCCGCTGGCCGACCGCCGGATGTCCCGGCTGCTCAAATAG
- a CDS encoding NIPSNAP family protein, giving the protein MITCVVEYVIDPTRIEAFERFGRRWMELVDQHGGTHHGYFLPSEGASDKALALFTFPSLAAYEQYRTRFGHDPDFIAADRIRDESGCVLRYDRTFMRPMLPGTP; this is encoded by the coding sequence GTGATTACTTGTGTGGTCGAGTATGTGATCGACCCGACCCGGATCGAGGCGTTCGAACGCTTCGGCCGCCGCTGGATGGAACTGGTCGACCAGCACGGCGGCACCCACCACGGCTACTTCCTGCCCTCGGAGGGCGCCAGCGACAAGGCCCTCGCCCTCTTCACCTTCCCGAGCCTGGCGGCGTACGAGCAGTACCGCACCCGCTTCGGCCACGACCCCGACTTCATCGCGGCCGACCGCATCCGCGACGAAAGCGGCTGCGTCCTCCGCTACGACCGCACCTTCATGCGCCCCATGCTCCCGGGCACGCCGTAG
- a CDS encoding helix-turn-helix domain-containing protein — translation MQQATRSPLGFGEVFDLPVTVDLRTAARAFGIHPGTGYRLIRQGAFPCPVLRIGGRYRIPTAHLMRILGIQERPVYAVDLEDDDLTAPLDARNG, via the coding sequence ATGCAGCAGGCCACGCGCTCACCGCTGGGCTTCGGCGAGGTGTTCGACCTGCCGGTCACCGTGGACCTGCGGACCGCCGCCCGCGCGTTCGGCATCCACCCCGGGACCGGCTACCGGCTGATCCGGCAAGGGGCCTTCCCGTGCCCCGTGCTGCGGATCGGAGGCCGGTATCGGATTCCGACGGCGCACCTCATGCGCATACTCGGCATCCAGGAGCGCCCGGTGTACGCAGTGGATCTTGAGGACGACGATCTGACGGCACCACTGGACGCCCGCAACGGGTGA